From the genome of Drosophila melanogaster chromosome 2L, one region includes:
- the Cda5 gene encoding chitin deacetylase-like 5, isoform H, with protein sequence MKYSTSRINILCLLGLCLLLFKTAPTEAQNKRTSRVTSSRSFGTNIKTDTSNGPSFDCPEEFGYYPHPSDCTQYYVCVFGGALLESCTGGLMYSHDLQTCDWPRNVGCELADTSSERNLAQSQVQRQREPHAQHVPSRVRFGAAFSSQGGTQKTATVPPQYHRSPPQVIQAQVQNIPPPPPELRVSPNPVITSRGQPKPLIDSQEDIAKLYADAQESLPPVEEEESDRQQRVYRGQPSTVSQVQRDRDGIIHQASINSIPQTGKIGSYAFGTAYRVESPSPSSLGTPQPANIFVQPTSAAPPQQSEPNRNYYNASTFNHGGSYQPQQQNQQQQPQPTPFQQAQPQEQHQQQAQAPTHSYDTSYYSVYDDDIDLYRDIEYHQQQSQEQQKTPTPQYQSAVRQQQAHPTYRPLELPATPKPPSYENQPAYNTDYDEDINSQIEQDNAYDHPTRTPQRNNNRNRGSAMYSNQDRDVISTPNRGTHPPRTRPTLKPSGTIVSKAQEFVDIYRYPPSRPDPIYPQPMPDKTAAKCRKDVCLLPDCYCGGRDIPGELPVESIPQIVLLTFDDSVNDLNKQLYTDLFEKGRVNPNGCPITATFYVSHEWTDYSQVQNLYADGHEMASHTVSHSFGEQFSQKKWTREIAGQREILAAYGGVKMSDVRGMRAPFLSVGGNKMYKMLYDSNFTYDSSMPVYENRPPSWPYTLDYKIFHDCMIPPCPTRSYPGVWQVPMVMWQDLNGGRCSMGDACSNPSDADGVTKMIMKNFERHYTTNRAPFGLFYHAAWFTQPHHKEGFIKFLDAINAMQDVWIITNWQALQWVRDPTPISRINSFQPFQCDYSDRPKRCNNPKVCNLWHKSGVRYMKTCQPCPDIYPWTGKSGIRSSRIDNEVEEPAA encoded by the exons CACCCACAGAGGCACAAAACAAACGAACCTCGCGCGTAACCAGCTCCCGCAGCTTCGGGACCAACATCAAGACCGACACTTCCAATGGCCCTAGCTTCGACTGCCCTGAGGAGTTCGGATACTATCCGCACCCATCGGATTGCACCCAATACTACGTGTGCGTCTTTGGAGGAGCGCTGCTTGAAAGTTGCACTGGCGGCTTGATGTACTCGCACGACCTGCAGACCTGCGACTGGCCGCGAAACGTCGGCTGCGAGTTGGCGGACACATCCTCCGAGCGCAACCTTGCACAAAGCCAGGTCCAGAGGCAAAGAGAACCCCATGCACAGCACGTGCCAAGCCGAGTACGTTTTGGAGCCGCTTTCAGCAGTCAGGGTGGCACACAGAAGACGGCCACAGTGCCGCCACAGTACCATCGTTCTCCACCACAGGTAATACAGGCGCAGGTGCAGAATATACCTCCTCCCCCACCGGAGCTGCGAGTGTCACCAAACCCGGTAATCACGTCGCGTGGTCAACCAAAACCGCTGATCGACTCCCAGGAGGACATTGCAAAG CTGTATGCTGATGCGCAGGAATCATTGCCGCCTGTGGAAGAAGAGGAGTCCGACCGTCAGCAGAGAGTGTATCGAGGCCAACCCAGTACCGTTAGTCAAGTTCAACGCGATCGCGATGGTATTATTCACCAAGCTAGTATTAATTCTATTCCTCAAACTGGAAAAATCGGATCTTACGCTTTTGGAACCGCCTATAG AGTTGAGTCGCCTTCACCGTCATCGCTAGGGACACCGCAACCCGCTAATATATTTGTACAGCCCACGTCAGCAGCCCCGCCGCAACAGTCAGAGCCCAATCGTAACTACTACAATGCATCTACATTTAATCATGGGGGCAGCTACCAACCACAGCagcaaaaccaacaacaacagccacaacCAACACCATTCCAACAAGCGCAACCACAAgaacaacatcagcagcaggcaCAAGCCCCAACACATTCATATGACACATCCTATTATTCGGTTTACGACGACGATATCGATTTATATAGGGATATAGAGTACCATCAGCAACAGTCACAGGAGCAGCAGAAAACACCTACGCCGCAGTATCAGTCGGCAGTGCGCCAACAGCAGGCCCACCCAACCTACCGCCCCTTAGAGCTTCCCGCCACTCCGAAGCCCCCCTCTTACGAAAACCAGCCAGCGTACAATACAGACTACGATGAGGATATTAATAGCCAG ATTGAACAGGATAATGCGTACGATCATCCAACACGTACTCCTCAAAG aaacaacaacaggaaCCGGGGCAGTGCCATGTACAGTAATCAGGATCGAGACGTGATATCCACGCCCAACCGCGGAACTCATCCTCC ACGAACGCGGCCAACACTTAAGCCATCGGGAACAATTGTATCAAAGGCTCAAGAGTTTGTGGATATATACCGTTACCCACCGTCCCGCCCTGACCCTATTTACCCACAGCCTATGCCAGATAAAACGGCAGCCAAATGCCGAAAGGACGTATGCCTTTTGCCTGACTGCTATTGCGGAGGAAGAGATATTCCTG GCGAGCTACCTGTTGAAAGCATCCCTCAGATCGTTCTCTTGACCTTTGACGATTCCGTTAATGACCTAAACAAGCAGTTGTACACGGATCTTTTTGAAAAAGGTCGCGTCAATCCAAACGGCTGTCCCATCACAGCCACTTTTTACGTTTCCCACGAGTGGACTGACTACAGTCAAGTGCAGAATCTTTACGCCGATGGACATGAAATGGCTTCGCATACAGTTTC TCACAGCTTTGGCGAGCAGTTCTCCCAGAAGAAGTGGACTCGTGAAATTGCCGGACAGCGTGAGATCCTTGCTGCGTACGGCGGTGTCAAGATGTCGGATGTTCGAGGCATGCGTGCTCCTTTCCTGTCGGTGGGCGGaaacaaaatgtacaaaatgCTGTACGACTCAAACTTCACCTACGACTCTTCCATGCCTGTCTACGAAAACCGACCACCCTCCTGGCCCTACACGCTTGACTACAAGATATTCCACGACTGCATGATTCCGCCTTGCCCGACCCGTTCCTATCCTGGGGTGTGGCAGGTACCTATGGTCATGTGGCAGGACCTTAACGGAGGCCGCTGTTCTATGGGCGATGCCTGTTCCAACCCTAGTGATGCAGATGGAGTGACAAAGATGATTATGAAGAACTTTGAACGTCATTACACTACAAACAG AGCACCATTTGGCTTGTTTTACCACGCTGCATGGTTTACCCAGCCCCATCACAAAGAGggctttattaaatttcttgaTGCCATCAATGCAATGCAAGATGTGTGGATAATAACCAACTGGCAAGCGCTTCAATGGGTGCGAGACCCTACACCGATATCACGCATAAACTCATTCCAACCATTTCAGTGCGATTATTCG GATCGGCCCAAACGCTGCAACAACCCAAAAGTGTGTAATTTGTGGCACAAGTCCGGCGTCCGGTACATGAAAACGTGTCAACCATGCCCCGACATTTACCCCTGGACTGGAAAATCTGGAATTCGATCTTCCCGAATCGATAATGAAGTTGAAGAGCCGGCAGCGTAA
- the Cda5 gene encoding chitin deacetylase-like 5, isoform E — protein sequence MKYSTSRINILCLLGLCLLLFKTAPTEAQNKRTSRVTSSRSFGTNIKTDTSNGPSFDCPEEFGYYPHPSDCTQYYVCVFGGALLESCTGGLMYSHDLQTCDWPRNVGCELADTSSERNLAQSQVQRQREPHAQHVPSRVRFGAAFSSQGGTQKTATVPPQYHRSPPQVIQAQVQNIPPPPPELRVSPNPVITSRGQPKPLIDSQEDIAKLYADAQESLPPVEEEESDRQQRVYRGQPSTVSQVQRDRDGIIHQASINSIPQTGKIGSYAFGTAYRVESPSPSSLGTPQPANIFVQPTSAAPPQQSEPNRNYYNASTFNHGGSYQPQQQNQQQQPQPTPFQQAQPQEQHQQQAQAPTHSYDTSYYSVYDDDIDLYRDIEYHQQQSQEQQKTPTPQYQSAVRQQQAHPTYRPLELPATPKPPSYENQPAYNTDYDEDINSQIEQDNAYDHPTRTPQRAEHVAIQKLDTRASHSSTLTLTTPASQPEVLTYYETLTTAYAPKGGSSDYGYGSIEDYDQRDRLLTEVKSRPHTGTEDFDLIANVVGHTDKTTGTPPTRSQKTKSTPPHNGSHARSSNTTTHAVTFTKSSTITTTSTFPPTTTTKLARNNNRNRGSAMYSNQDRDVISTPNRGTHPPRTRPTLKPSGTIVSKAQEFVDIYRYPPSRPDPIYPQPMPDKTAAKCRKDVCLLPDCYCGGRDIPGGLNASETPQFVLMTFDDAVNTINIDLYEELFNNKSRKNPNGCSWRGTFYLSHEWTDYVMVQDLYSQGHEMASHTVSHSFGEQFSQKKWTREIAGQREILAAYGGVKMSDVRGMRAPFLSVGGNKMYKMLYDSNFTYDSSMPVYENRPPSWPYTLDYKIFHDCMIPPCPTRSYPGVWQVPMVMWQDLNGGRCSMGDACSNPSDADGVTKMIMKNFERHYTTNRAPFGLFYHAAWFTQPHHKEGFIKFLDAINAMQDVWIITNWQALQWVRDPTPISRINSFQPFQCDYSDRPKRCNNPKVCNLWHKSGVRYMKTCQPCPDIYPWTGKSGIRSSRIDNEVEEPAA from the exons CACCCACAGAGGCACAAAACAAACGAACCTCGCGCGTAACCAGCTCCCGCAGCTTCGGGACCAACATCAAGACCGACACTTCCAATGGCCCTAGCTTCGACTGCCCTGAGGAGTTCGGATACTATCCGCACCCATCGGATTGCACCCAATACTACGTGTGCGTCTTTGGAGGAGCGCTGCTTGAAAGTTGCACTGGCGGCTTGATGTACTCGCACGACCTGCAGACCTGCGACTGGCCGCGAAACGTCGGCTGCGAGTTGGCGGACACATCCTCCGAGCGCAACCTTGCACAAAGCCAGGTCCAGAGGCAAAGAGAACCCCATGCACAGCACGTGCCAAGCCGAGTACGTTTTGGAGCCGCTTTCAGCAGTCAGGGTGGCACACAGAAGACGGCCACAGTGCCGCCACAGTACCATCGTTCTCCACCACAGGTAATACAGGCGCAGGTGCAGAATATACCTCCTCCCCCACCGGAGCTGCGAGTGTCACCAAACCCGGTAATCACGTCGCGTGGTCAACCAAAACCGCTGATCGACTCCCAGGAGGACATTGCAAAG CTGTATGCTGATGCGCAGGAATCATTGCCGCCTGTGGAAGAAGAGGAGTCCGACCGTCAGCAGAGAGTGTATCGAGGCCAACCCAGTACCGTTAGTCAAGTTCAACGCGATCGCGATGGTATTATTCACCAAGCTAGTATTAATTCTATTCCTCAAACTGGAAAAATCGGATCTTACGCTTTTGGAACCGCCTATAG AGTTGAGTCGCCTTCACCGTCATCGCTAGGGACACCGCAACCCGCTAATATATTTGTACAGCCCACGTCAGCAGCCCCGCCGCAACAGTCAGAGCCCAATCGTAACTACTACAATGCATCTACATTTAATCATGGGGGCAGCTACCAACCACAGCagcaaaaccaacaacaacagccacaacCAACACCATTCCAACAAGCGCAACCACAAgaacaacatcagcagcaggcaCAAGCCCCAACACATTCATATGACACATCCTATTATTCGGTTTACGACGACGATATCGATTTATATAGGGATATAGAGTACCATCAGCAACAGTCACAGGAGCAGCAGAAAACACCTACGCCGCAGTATCAGTCGGCAGTGCGCCAACAGCAGGCCCACCCAACCTACCGCCCCTTAGAGCTTCCCGCCACTCCGAAGCCCCCCTCTTACGAAAACCAGCCAGCGTACAATACAGACTACGATGAGGATATTAATAGCCAG ATTGAACAGGATAATGCGTACGATCATCCAACACGTACTCCTCAAAG GGCAGAACATGTGGCCATACAAAAACTGGATACCCGAGCCAGCCACTCGAGCACACTCACTCTAACAACGCCAGCATCTCAACCGGAAGTACTCACATACTACGAAACGCTGACCACAGCCTATGCTCCGAAGGGCGGGTCTAGCGACTACGGCTATGGGTCGATAGAAGACTATGACCAGAGGGACCGTTTACTAACCGAAGTCAAGTCAAGGCCCCATACCGGTACGGAAGACTTTGACCTAATTGCCAATGTTGTGGGCCATACCGACAAGACCACCGGAACTCCACCAACACGATCGCAAAAAACGAAATCGACGCCGCCACATAACGGAAGCCATGCAAGGAGTTCCAACACCACAACACATGCTGTTACGTTTACAAAGTCCTCAACAATAACAACCACATCCACATTTCCtccaacgacaacaacaaaacttGCAAG aaacaacaacaggaaCCGGGGCAGTGCCATGTACAGTAATCAGGATCGAGACGTGATATCCACGCCCAACCGCGGAACTCATCCTCC ACGAACGCGGCCAACACTTAAGCCATCGGGAACAATTGTATCAAAGGCTCAAGAGTTTGTGGATATATACCGTTACCCACCGTCCCGCCCTGACCCTATTTACCCACAGCCTATGCCAGATAAAACGGCAGCCAAATGCCGAAAGGACGTATGCCTTTTGCCTGACTGCTATTGCGGAGGAAGAGATATTCCTG GCGGATTAAACGCCTCAGAGACCCCGCAATTCGTACTTATGACGTTCGATGATGCCGTCAATACCATTAATATTGATCTTTACGAGGAACTCTTTAATAATAAGTCGCGGAAAAATCCCAACGGTTGTTCTTGGCGCGGAACTTTTTACCTATCACACGAGTGGACGGACTACGTCATGGTACAGGATTTGTACTCGCAAGGGCATGAAATGGCCTCCCACACCGTTTC TCACAGCTTTGGCGAGCAGTTCTCCCAGAAGAAGTGGACTCGTGAAATTGCCGGACAGCGTGAGATCCTTGCTGCGTACGGCGGTGTCAAGATGTCGGATGTTCGAGGCATGCGTGCTCCTTTCCTGTCGGTGGGCGGaaacaaaatgtacaaaatgCTGTACGACTCAAACTTCACCTACGACTCTTCCATGCCTGTCTACGAAAACCGACCACCCTCCTGGCCCTACACGCTTGACTACAAGATATTCCACGACTGCATGATTCCGCCTTGCCCGACCCGTTCCTATCCTGGGGTGTGGCAGGTACCTATGGTCATGTGGCAGGACCTTAACGGAGGCCGCTGTTCTATGGGCGATGCCTGTTCCAACCCTAGTGATGCAGATGGAGTGACAAAGATGATTATGAAGAACTTTGAACGTCATTACACTACAAACAG AGCACCATTTGGCTTGTTTTACCACGCTGCATGGTTTACCCAGCCCCATCACAAAGAGggctttattaaatttcttgaTGCCATCAATGCAATGCAAGATGTGTGGATAATAACCAACTGGCAAGCGCTTCAATGGGTGCGAGACCCTACACCGATATCACGCATAAACTCATTCCAACCATTTCAGTGCGATTATTCG GATCGGCCCAAACGCTGCAACAACCCAAAAGTGTGTAATTTGTGGCACAAGTCCGGCGTCCGGTACATGAAAACGTGTCAACCATGCCCCGACATTTACCCCTGGACTGGAAAATCTGGAATTCGATCTTCCCGAATCGATAATGAAGTTGAAGAGCCGGCAGCGTAA
- the Cda5 gene encoding chitin deacetylase-like 5, isoform A — MKYSTSRINILCLLGLCLLLFKTAPTEAQNKRTSRVTSSRSFGTNIKTDTSNGPSFDCPEEFGYYPHPSDCTQYYVCVFGGALLESCTGGLMYSHDLQTCDWPRNVGCELADTSSERNLAQSQVQRQREPHAQHVPSRVRFGAAFSSQGGTQKTATVPPQYHRSPPQVIQAQVQNIPPPPPELRVSPNPVITSRGQPKPLIDSQEDIAKLYADAQESLPPVEEEESDRQQRVYRGQPSTVSQVQRDRDGIIHQASINSIPQTGKIGSYAFGTAYRVESPSPSSLGTPQPANIFVQPTSAAPPQQSEPNRNYYNASTFNHGGSYQPQQQNQQQQPQPTPFQQAQPQEQHQQQAQAPTHSYDTSYYSVYDDDIDLYRDIEYHQQQSQEQQKTPTPQYQSAVRQQQAHPTYRPLELPATPKPPSYENQPAYNTDYDEDINSQIEQDNAYDHPTRTPQRAEHVAIQKLDTRASHSSTLTLTTPASQPEVLTYYETLTTAYAPKGGSSDYGYGSIEDYDQRDRLLTEVKSRPHTGTEDFDLIANVVGHTDKTTGTPPTRSQKTKSTPPHNGSHARSSNTTTHAVTFTKSSTITTTSTFPPTTTTKLARNNNRNRGSAMYSNQDRDVISTPNRGTHPPRTRPTLKPSGTIVSKAQEFVDIYRYPPSRPDPIYPQPMPDKTAAKCRKDVCLLPDCYCGGRDIPGELPVESIPQIVLLTFDDSVNDLNKQLYTDLFEKGRVNPNGCPITATFYVSHEWTDYSQVQNLYADGHEMASHTVSHSFGEQFSQKKWTREIAGQREILAAYGGVKMSDVRGMRAPFLSVGGNKMYKMLYDSNFTYDSSMPVYENRPPSWPYTLDYKIFHDCMIPPCPTRSYPGVWQVPMVMWQDLNGGRCSMGDACSNPSDADGVTKMIMKNFERHYTTNRAPFGLFYHAAWFTQPHHKEGFIKFLDAINAMQDVWIITNWQALQWVRDPTPISRINSFQPFQCDYSDRPKRCNNPKVCNLWHKSGVRYMKTCQPCPDIYPWTGKSGIRSSRIDNEVEEPAA; from the exons CACCCACAGAGGCACAAAACAAACGAACCTCGCGCGTAACCAGCTCCCGCAGCTTCGGGACCAACATCAAGACCGACACTTCCAATGGCCCTAGCTTCGACTGCCCTGAGGAGTTCGGATACTATCCGCACCCATCGGATTGCACCCAATACTACGTGTGCGTCTTTGGAGGAGCGCTGCTTGAAAGTTGCACTGGCGGCTTGATGTACTCGCACGACCTGCAGACCTGCGACTGGCCGCGAAACGTCGGCTGCGAGTTGGCGGACACATCCTCCGAGCGCAACCTTGCACAAAGCCAGGTCCAGAGGCAAAGAGAACCCCATGCACAGCACGTGCCAAGCCGAGTACGTTTTGGAGCCGCTTTCAGCAGTCAGGGTGGCACACAGAAGACGGCCACAGTGCCGCCACAGTACCATCGTTCTCCACCACAGGTAATACAGGCGCAGGTGCAGAATATACCTCCTCCCCCACCGGAGCTGCGAGTGTCACCAAACCCGGTAATCACGTCGCGTGGTCAACCAAAACCGCTGATCGACTCCCAGGAGGACATTGCAAAG CTGTATGCTGATGCGCAGGAATCATTGCCGCCTGTGGAAGAAGAGGAGTCCGACCGTCAGCAGAGAGTGTATCGAGGCCAACCCAGTACCGTTAGTCAAGTTCAACGCGATCGCGATGGTATTATTCACCAAGCTAGTATTAATTCTATTCCTCAAACTGGAAAAATCGGATCTTACGCTTTTGGAACCGCCTATAG AGTTGAGTCGCCTTCACCGTCATCGCTAGGGACACCGCAACCCGCTAATATATTTGTACAGCCCACGTCAGCAGCCCCGCCGCAACAGTCAGAGCCCAATCGTAACTACTACAATGCATCTACATTTAATCATGGGGGCAGCTACCAACCACAGCagcaaaaccaacaacaacagccacaacCAACACCATTCCAACAAGCGCAACCACAAgaacaacatcagcagcaggcaCAAGCCCCAACACATTCATATGACACATCCTATTATTCGGTTTACGACGACGATATCGATTTATATAGGGATATAGAGTACCATCAGCAACAGTCACAGGAGCAGCAGAAAACACCTACGCCGCAGTATCAGTCGGCAGTGCGCCAACAGCAGGCCCACCCAACCTACCGCCCCTTAGAGCTTCCCGCCACTCCGAAGCCCCCCTCTTACGAAAACCAGCCAGCGTACAATACAGACTACGATGAGGATATTAATAGCCAG ATTGAACAGGATAATGCGTACGATCATCCAACACGTACTCCTCAAAG GGCAGAACATGTGGCCATACAAAAACTGGATACCCGAGCCAGCCACTCGAGCACACTCACTCTAACAACGCCAGCATCTCAACCGGAAGTACTCACATACTACGAAACGCTGACCACAGCCTATGCTCCGAAGGGCGGGTCTAGCGACTACGGCTATGGGTCGATAGAAGACTATGACCAGAGGGACCGTTTACTAACCGAAGTCAAGTCAAGGCCCCATACCGGTACGGAAGACTTTGACCTAATTGCCAATGTTGTGGGCCATACCGACAAGACCACCGGAACTCCACCAACACGATCGCAAAAAACGAAATCGACGCCGCCACATAACGGAAGCCATGCAAGGAGTTCCAACACCACAACACATGCTGTTACGTTTACAAAGTCCTCAACAATAACAACCACATCCACATTTCCtccaacgacaacaacaaaacttGCAAG aaacaacaacaggaaCCGGGGCAGTGCCATGTACAGTAATCAGGATCGAGACGTGATATCCACGCCCAACCGCGGAACTCATCCTCC ACGAACGCGGCCAACACTTAAGCCATCGGGAACAATTGTATCAAAGGCTCAAGAGTTTGTGGATATATACCGTTACCCACCGTCCCGCCCTGACCCTATTTACCCACAGCCTATGCCAGATAAAACGGCAGCCAAATGCCGAAAGGACGTATGCCTTTTGCCTGACTGCTATTGCGGAGGAAGAGATATTCCTG GCGAGCTACCTGTTGAAAGCATCCCTCAGATCGTTCTCTTGACCTTTGACGATTCCGTTAATGACCTAAACAAGCAGTTGTACACGGATCTTTTTGAAAAAGGTCGCGTCAATCCAAACGGCTGTCCCATCACAGCCACTTTTTACGTTTCCCACGAGTGGACTGACTACAGTCAAGTGCAGAATCTTTACGCCGATGGACATGAAATGGCTTCGCATACAGTTTC TCACAGCTTTGGCGAGCAGTTCTCCCAGAAGAAGTGGACTCGTGAAATTGCCGGACAGCGTGAGATCCTTGCTGCGTACGGCGGTGTCAAGATGTCGGATGTTCGAGGCATGCGTGCTCCTTTCCTGTCGGTGGGCGGaaacaaaatgtacaaaatgCTGTACGACTCAAACTTCACCTACGACTCTTCCATGCCTGTCTACGAAAACCGACCACCCTCCTGGCCCTACACGCTTGACTACAAGATATTCCACGACTGCATGATTCCGCCTTGCCCGACCCGTTCCTATCCTGGGGTGTGGCAGGTACCTATGGTCATGTGGCAGGACCTTAACGGAGGCCGCTGTTCTATGGGCGATGCCTGTTCCAACCCTAGTGATGCAGATGGAGTGACAAAGATGATTATGAAGAACTTTGAACGTCATTACACTACAAACAG AGCACCATTTGGCTTGTTTTACCACGCTGCATGGTTTACCCAGCCCCATCACAAAGAGggctttattaaatttcttgaTGCCATCAATGCAATGCAAGATGTGTGGATAATAACCAACTGGCAAGCGCTTCAATGGGTGCGAGACCCTACACCGATATCACGCATAAACTCATTCCAACCATTTCAGTGCGATTATTCG GATCGGCCCAAACGCTGCAACAACCCAAAAGTGTGTAATTTGTGGCACAAGTCCGGCGTCCGGTACATGAAAACGTGTCAACCATGCCCCGACATTTACCCCTGGACTGGAAAATCTGGAATTCGATCTTCCCGAATCGATAATGAAGTTGAAGAGCCGGCAGCGTAA